Proteins encoded within one genomic window of Candidatus Nezhaarchaeota archaeon:
- a CDS encoding isopentenyl phosphate kinase, with protein sequence MTLSIVKFGGSAITVKERPFTVRKRALRSMCSQVLNHVKRGGRVVVVHGGGSFGHPLAMAYKLSEGLVNSDSYVGVSLTRLAMRRLNEVVVKEFVRLGGRPFTIEPSSSFILEEEDLKRNFIEGVEVALEKGFIPILHGDVVLDKGRRSVSILSGDTIASTLALSLKADKLIYVLDVNGIYLEDPKKKPDAKLIRFLSESMLSRIRSTSDVDATGGLARKIREAFKAFHGGVRVVCFINWRRNNLLKALEGLGFKGTIIKED encoded by the coding sequence GTGACCCTATCGATTGTGAAGTTCGGAGGGAGCGCCATAACTGTAAAGGAGAGACCGTTCACTGTAAGAAAGAGGGCCTTAAGAAGCATGTGCTCTCAAGTTCTCAATCACGTTAAGAGGGGAGGTAGGGTTGTGGTGGTTCATGGTGGGGGATCGTTCGGGCACCCTCTAGCTATGGCGTACAAGCTAAGCGAGGGGTTAGTCAATAGTGATAGCTACGTAGGAGTATCGTTAACGAGATTGGCCATGAGGAGGCTAAATGAGGTAGTGGTTAAGGAGTTTGTGAGGCTCGGAGGCAGGCCATTCACCATCGAGCCATCATCTTCCTTCATCTTGGAGGAAGAGGACTTAAAGAGGAACTTCATAGAGGGCGTAGAGGTGGCATTGGAGAAGGGCTTCATTCCCATTCTACATGGAGACGTTGTTCTTGACAAAGGTCGGCGTAGCGTATCAATCCTCTCAGGTGACACCATAGCCTCCACCTTGGCTTTGAGCCTTAAGGCCGATAAGCTCATCTACGTGCTAGATGTCAACGGAATATACCTTGAAGACCCAAAGAAGAAACCTGATGCCAAGCTCATAAGGTTCTTGAGTGAATCGATGCTAAGTAGAATAAGGAGCACATCTGACGTAGACGCTACGGGAGGGCTTGCGAGGAAGATAAGGGAGGCCTTCAAAGCGTTCCATGGAGGCGTCAGGGTCGTCTGCTTCATAAATTGGCGTAGAAACAACTTGCTAAAGGCCCTTGAAGGATTGGGCTTTAAGGGTACGATTATAAAGGAGGATTGA
- the fni gene encoding type 2 isopentenyl-diphosphate Delta-isomerase, translated as MSDISDRKLEHIEICIKEDVEMHHNTTGFEDVWLVHRCLPEIDVSDVSLETEFLGFKLKAPIMISAMTGGHPKTKEINSALAEVVEEMGIAMAVGSQRAALIDESLVDTFAVVRKKAPNAYIIANIGVTQLIDHFSLSDVRKIIDMVDANALNIHLNPAHELSQIRGDLKFKGALEAIRKVSESIDVPVIVKEIGCGISREDALRLVKEAHVKAIDVAGAGGTSWCKVEALRAKRRGDYLRARIAEAFAEWGIPTAISVIEVKSEVDVPVIASGGIRSGIDCAKAIAIGADMVGVALPALRAVSRGVDELRSYLSVIAEQLRGAMFLTGSRSIRDLKRAEVVIIGRVREWLQMRGVNIDEYLERRRKV; from the coding sequence ATGAGCGACATAAGCGATCGGAAGCTTGAGCACATAGAGATTTGTATAAAAGAGGACGTTGAGATGCATCATAACACGACCGGGTTTGAAGACGTGTGGCTAGTCCATAGATGCTTACCCGAAATCGATGTAAGCGACGTAAGCCTCGAAACAGAGTTTCTCGGCTTTAAGTTGAAGGCTCCGATAATGATTTCAGCCATGACTGGAGGGCATCCTAAGACTAAAGAGATAAACAGCGCACTAGCGGAAGTCGTTGAGGAGATGGGTATAGCGATGGCTGTGGGTAGCCAGAGAGCTGCATTGATCGATGAAAGTTTAGTGGACACGTTCGCTGTAGTACGTAAGAAGGCACCGAATGCCTACATAATCGCCAACATTGGTGTGACTCAGCTCATAGACCACTTCAGCTTAAGCGATGTACGTAAGATCATAGACATGGTAGATGCCAACGCCCTCAACATACACTTGAATCCAGCGCATGAGCTCTCTCAAATAAGAGGGGACCTCAAGTTCAAGGGGGCTCTAGAAGCTATCAGGAAGGTGTCAGAATCTATAGATGTCCCGGTAATAGTTAAGGAGATCGGGTGCGGTATTTCACGTGAAGATGCTTTAAGGCTCGTCAAGGAGGCGCATGTGAAGGCAATAGACGTAGCCGGTGCCGGAGGCACTAGTTGGTGTAAGGTTGAGGCACTTAGAGCTAAGAGGCGTGGAGATTACCTTAGGGCAAGAATAGCTGAGGCCTTTGCTGAGTGGGGCATACCGACAGCTATAAGCGTTATAGAGGTTAAAAGCGAGGTTGATGTCCCGGTAATAGCGTCTGGAGGCATTAGAAGCGGGATTGATTGCGCTAAAGCCATAGCTATAGGTGCTGACATGGTCGGAGTTGCTCTACCGGCCTTGAGGGCTGTGAGTAGAGGCGTGGATGAGTTGAGAAGTTACCTTAGCGTCATCGCGGAGCAATTGAGGGGGGCTATGTTCCTAACTGGTTCACGAAGTATACGCGACCTCAAGAGGGCAGAGGTAGTGATAATTGGTCGAGTTAGAGAGTGGCTTCAAATGAGAGGAGTGAACATCGATGAGTACTTAGAGAGGAGGAGGAAGGTGTGA